The genomic DNA TCTGACACAATTGTGTTCATATGTAGAGATTAGTtgtaatattttttcatttttctcctcTAATCTGTTAATATATGTCGGTAAGGCTTGATGAAGCAGCCTATTTAGTTTTCCTATCAAGACTCTTGTGGAGTTTCTAACGCTACTGAGGATGTCCTCTCTGACTTGTTCATCAGACATTTCACCTTCCAGAGATTTCCTCGCAACTAGTTTCACTTTCAGAGTCTCTAGTGATTTCATTTCATCCATGACTTGGTCTCCTCTCATTTCCATCTCAGACCGCTCTTCTTCCATATTTCTCCTTTCCTTCAACAACAGTTCTCGTTCTTTGGCAATGTCAGTCTTCATCTGTTTCACCTCTTCTTTTCTTCACTCATGATTTCCTTTGCACGTTCAAGCTCTTCTTGCTTCTTGTTGAGATTCTCATCAGACTctccacttttttctttcactctgtgATTGCTTCTTCATCATTTCCAGTTTTTTGTTGTCTTCTGAGGTCATCTTCCTTGACTTTTTTTGTTAATCTTCATTCTTAATGAAATCTTAATGCTCTTCAAACAGCCTTTTACATGTTCCATCTTATTGAGCAGTTCAAGCTTCATGATTTCCATtgagtctctctctctttacattttgtctcttttcttcCAATATTTCAAATTGTTTCTTCATGTCAGACATCAACAGCTCCAAATCCATTTTCTCTTTATTCAGCacctcactttctctctccaGATCTTCTCTGTCTTGTCTCAGATCTTCTTTCCGTTTATCAAGATCTCGTTTGTCCAGTTCAAACTGCTGCTTCCATTCTTTTTCTGTGCATTCTCTCTTGGTGACCATGTCTGAAAGGATACTTCTCACACCTTCCTTTTCTCTATCTAACATTTCAGTGAAAcagcaaatgttttctttctgtttgtcttgaGTTGTAAGTTTTTCTTCCAACACTGTTTGCAGCCTGACATGTTGTCACATTTTGTAGTAATCTGTCCGTTTTAACTTTTATATGCTGCTTCAGTTGTTGAAATTTCACTTTCAGAATCTCTAGTGATTTCATTTCATCCATGACTTGGTCTCCTCTCATTTCCATCTCAGACCGCTCTTCTTCCATATTTCTCCTTTCCTTCAACAACAGTTCTCGTTCTTTGGCAATGTCAGTCTTCATCTGTTtcacctcttctttttcttcactcaTGATTTCCTTTGCACGTTCAAGCTCTTCTTGCTTCTTTTGAGATTCCTCATCAGACTCTCCActtttctctttcactctgtgaTTGCTTCTTCATCATTTCCAgttcttttgtttgtcttcTGAGGTCATCTTCCTTGACTTTTTGTTCACTATGTATTAAGAAAATCTTGCTTAAAATGTCTTCAAGTCTTTCTTTTTCCGTTTGAACCTGAAGGATACAAACTTTAATAttggctttttctttatttgcctCATTTAACAGCCTTTTTACGTGTTCCATCTTATTGAGTAGTTCAAGCTTTATGATTTCCACTAAGTCTCTCTCTTCCTTtacattttgtctcttttcttcCAATATTTCAAATTGTTTCTTCATGTCAGACATCAACAGCTTCAAATCCATTTTCTCTTTATTCAGCacctcactttctctctccaGATCTTCTCTGTCTTGTCTCAGATCTTCTTTCAGTTTATCAAGATCTCGTTTGTCCAGTTCAAACTGCTGCTTCCATTCTTTTTCTGTGCATTCTCTCTTGGTGATCATGTCTGAAAGGATAGTTCTCACACCTTCCCTTTCCCTCTCCAACATTTCAGTGAAAtagcaaatgttttctttctgtttgtcttgaGTTGTAAGTTTTTCTTCCAACACTGTTTGCAGCATGGACCTGTTGTCAACATTTTGTAGTAATCTGTCCGTTTTAGCTTTTATATGTTGCTTCAGTTGTTGAAATTTCACTTTCAGAATCTCTAGTGATTTCATTTCATCCATGACTTGGTCTCCTCTCATTTCCATCTCAGACCGCTCTTCTTCCATATTTCTCCTTTCCTTCAACAACAGTTCTCGTTCTTTGGCAATGTCAGTCTTCATCTGTTTCACCTCTACTTTTCTTCACTCATGATTTCCTTTGCACGTTCAAGCTCTTCTTGCTTCTTGTTGAGATTCCTCATCAGACTCTCcactttttctctttcactctgtaattgcttcttcttcatttccagttcttttgtttgtcttcTGAGGTCATCTTCCTTGACTTTTTGTTCACTATGTGTTAAGAAAATCTTGCTTAAAATGTCTTCAAGTCTTTCTTTTTCCGTTTGAACCTGAAGGATACAAACTTTAATAttggctttttctttatttgcctCATTTAACAGCCTTTTTACATGTTCCATCTTATTGAGCAGTTCAAGCTTCATGATTTCCATTgagtctctctcttcttttacattttgtctcttttcttcCAATATTTCAAATTGTTTCTTCATGTCAGACATCAACAGCTTCAAATCCATTTTCTCTTTATTCAGCacctcactttctctctccaGATCTTCTCTGTCTTGTCTCAGATCTTCTTTCGTTTATCAAGATCTCGTTTGTCCAGTTCAAACTGCTGCTTCCATTCTTTTTCTGTGCATTCTCTCTTGGTGATCATGTCTGAAAGGATAGTTCTCACACCTTCCCTTTCCCTCTCTAACATTTCAGTGAAAtagcaaatgttttctttctgtttgtcttgaGTTGTAAGTTTTTCTTCCAACACTGTTTGCAGCATGGACCTGTTGTCAACATTTTGTAGTAATCTGTCCGTTTTAGCTTTTATATGCTGCTTCAGTTGTTGAAGTTTCACTTTCAGAATCTCtattgatttcatttcatcCATGACTTGATCTCCTCTCATTTCCATCTCAGACCGCTCTTCTTCCATATTTCTCCTTTCCTTCAACAACAGTTCTCGTTCTTTGGCAATGTCAGTCTTCATCTGTTtcacctcttctttttcttcactcaTGATTTCCTTTGCACGTTCAAGCTCTTCTTGCTTCTTGTTGAGATTCCTCATCAGACTCTCcactttttctctttcactctgtaattgcttcttcttcatttccagttcttttgtttgtcttcTGAGGTCATCTTCCTTGACTTTTTGTTCACTATGTGTTAAGAAAATCTTGCTTAAAATGTCTTCAAGTCTTTCTTTTTCCGTTTGAACCTGAAGGATACAAACTTTAATAttggctttttctttatttgcctCATTTAACAGCCTTTTTACATGTTCCATCTTATTGAGCAGTTCAAGCTTCATGATTTCCATTgagtctctctcttcttttacattttgtctcttttcttcCAATATTTCAAATTGTTTCTTCATGTCAGACATCAACAGCTTCAAATCCATTTTCTCTTTATTCAGCacctcactttctctctccaGATCTTCTCTGTCTTGTCTCAGATCTTCTTTCCGTTTATCAAGATCTCGTTTGTCCAGTTCAAACTGCTGCTTCCATTCTTTTTCTGTGCATTCTCTCTTGGTGATCATGTCTGAAAGGATAGTTCTCACACCTTCCCTTTCCTCTCTAACATTTCAGTGAAAtagcaaatgttttctttctgtttgtcttgaGTTGTAAGTTTTTCTTCCAACACTGTTTGCAGCATGGCCTGTTGTCAACATTTTGTAGTAATCTGTCCGTTTTAGCTTTTATATGCTGCTTCAGTTGTTGAAGTTTCACTTTCAGAATCTCTAGTGATTTCATTTCATCCATGACTTGGTCTCCTCTCATTTCCATCTCAGACCGCTCTTCTTCCATATTTCTCCTTTCCTTCAACAACAGTTCTCGTTCTTTGGCAATGTCAGTCTTCATCTGTTtcacctcttctttttcttcactcaTGATTTCCTTTGCACGTTCAAGCTCTTCTTGCTTCTTGTTGAGATTCCTCATCAGACTCTCcactttttctctttcactctgtaattgcttcttcttcatttccagttcttttgtttgtcttcTGAGGTCATCTTCCTTGACTTTTTGTTCACTATGTGTTAAGAAAATCTTGCTTAAAATGTCTTCAAGTCTTTCTTTTTCCGTTTGAACCTGAAGGATACAAACTTTAATAttggctttttctttatttgcctCATTTAACAGCCTTTTTACATGTTCCATCTTATTGAGCAGTTCAAGCTTCATGATTTCCATTgagtctctctcttcttttacattttgtctcttttcttcCAATATTTCAAATTGTTTCTTCATGTCAGACATCAACAGCTTCAAATCCATTTTCTCTTTATTCAGCacctcactttctctctccaGATCTTCTCTGTCTTGTCTCAGATCTTCTTTCCGTTTATCAAGATCTCGTTTGTCCAGTTCAAACTGCTGCTTCCATTCTTTTTCTGTGCATTCTCTCTTGGTGATCATGTCTGAAAGGATAGTTCTCACACCTTCCCTTTCCTCTCTAACATTTCAGTGAAAtagcaaatgttttctttctgtttgtcttgaGTTGTAAGTTTTTCTTCCAACACTGTTTGCAGCATGGCCTGTTGTCAACATTTTGTAGTAATCTGTCCGTTTTAGCTTTTATATGCTGCTTCAGTTGTTGAAGTTTCACTTTCAGAATCTCTAGTGATTTCATTTCATCCATGACTTGGTCTCCTCTCATTTCCATCTCAGACCGCTCTTCTTCCATATTTCTCCTTTCCTTCAACAACAGTTCTCGTTCTTTGGCAATGTCAGTCTTCATCTGTTtcacctcttctttttcttcactcaTGATTTCCTTTGCACGTTCAAGCTCTTCTTGCTTCTTGTTGAGATTCCTCATCAGACTCTCcactttttctctttcactctgtgaTTGCTTCTTCATCATTTCCAgttcttttgtttgtcttcTGAGGTCATCTTCCTTGACTTTTTGTTCACTATGTATTAAGAAAATCTTGCTTAAAATGTCTTCAAGTCTTTCTTTTTCCGTTTGAACCTGAAGGATACAAACTTTAATATTGGCTTTTTCTTCATTTGCCTCATGTAACAGCCTTTTTACATGTTCCATCTTATTGAGCAGTTCAAGCTTCATGATTTCCATTgagtctctctcttcttttacattttgtctcttttcttcCAATATTTCAAATTGTTTCTTCATGTCAGACATCAACAGCTCCAAATCCATTTTCTCTTTATTCAGCacctcactttctctctccaGATCTTCTCTGTCTTGTCTCAGATCTTCTTTCCGTTTATCAAGATCTCGTTTGTCCAGTTCAAACTGCTGCTTCCATTCTTTTTCTGTGCATTCTCTCTTGGTGACCATGTCTGAAAGGATACTTCTCACACCTTCCTTTTCTCTATCTAACATTTCAGTGAAAcagcaaatgttttctttctgtttgtcttgaGTTGTAAGTTTTTCTTCCAACACTGTTTGCAGCATGGACCTGTTGTCAACATTTTGTAGTAATCTGTCCGTTTTAGCTTTTATATGCTGCTTCAGTTGTTGAAGTTTCACTTTCAGAATCTCTAGTGATTTCATTTCATCCATGACTTGGTCTCCTCTCATTTCCATCTCAGACCGCTCTTCTTCCATATTTCTCCTTTCCTTCAACAACAGTTCTCGTTCTTTGGCAATGTCAGTCTTCATCTGTTtcacctcttctttttcttcactcaTGATTTCCTTTGCACGTTCAAGCTCTTCTTGCTTCTTGTTGAGATTCCTCATCAGACTCTCcactttttctctttcactctgtaATTGCTTCTTCTCATTTCCAgttcttttgtttgtcttcTGAGGTCATCTTCCTTGACTTTTTGTTCACTATGTTTAAGAAAATCTTGCTTAAAATGTCTTCAAGTCTTTCTTTTTCCGTTTGAACCTGAAGGATACAAACTTTAATATTGGCTTTTTCTTCATTTGCCTCATTTAACAGCCTTTTTACATGTTCCATCTTATTGAGCAGTTCAAGCTTTATGATTTCCATTgagtctctctcttcttttacattttgtctcttttcttcCAATATTTCAAATTGTTTCTTCATGTCAGACATCAACAGCTTCAAATCCATTTTCTCTTTATTCAGCacctcactttctctctccaGATCTTCTCTGTCTTGTCTCAGATCTTCTTTCCGTTTATCAAGATCTCGTTTGTCCAGTTCAAACTGCTGCTTCCATTCTTTTTCTGTGCATTCTCTCTTGGTGATCATGTCTGAAAGGATATTCTCACACCTTCCTTTCCTCTCTAACATTTCAGTGAAAtagcaaatgttttctttctgtttgtcttgaGTTGTAAGTTTTTCTTCCAACACTGTTTGCAGCATGGACCTGTTGTCAACATTTTGTAGTAATCTGTCCGTTTTAGCTTTTATATGCTGCTTCAGTTGTTGAAGTTTCACTTTCAGAATCTCTAGTGATTTCATTTCATCCATGACTTGGTCTCCTCTCATTTCCATCTCAGACCGCTCTTCTTCCATATTTCTCCTTTCCTTCAACAACAGTTCTCGTTCTTTGGCAATGTCAGTCTTCATCTGTTtcacctcttctttttcttcactcaTGATTTCCTTTGCACGTTCAAGCTCTTCTTGCTTCTTGTTGAGATTCCTCATCAGACTCTCcactttttctctttcactctgtaattgcttcttcttcatttccagttcttttgtttgtcttcTGAGGTCATCTTCCTTGACTTTTTGTTCACTATGTGTTAAGAAAATCTTGCTTAAAATGTCTTCAAGTCTTTCTTTTTCCGTTTGAACCTGAAGGATACAAACTTTAATAttggctttttctttatttgcctCATTTAACAGCCTTTTTACATGTTCCATCTTATTGAGCAGTTCAAGCTTCATGATTTCCATTgagtctctctcttcttttacattttgtctcttttcttcCAATATTTCAAATTGTTTCTTCATGTCAGACATCAACAGCTTCAAATCCATTTTCTCTTTATTCAGCacctcactttctctctccaGATCTTCTCTGTCTTGTCTCAGATCTTCTTTCCGTTTATCAAGATCTCGTTTGTCCAGTTCAAACTGCTGCTTCCATTCTTTTTCTGTGCATTCTCTCTTGGTGACCATGTCTGAAAGGATACTTCTCACACCTTCCTTTTCTCTATCTAACATTTCAGTGAAAcagcaaatgttttctttctgtttgtcttgaGTTGTAAGTTTTTCTTCCAACACTGTTTGCAGCATGGACCTGTTGTCAACATTTTGTAGTAATCTGTCCGTTTTAGCTTTTATATGCTGCTTCAGTTGTTGAAGTTTCACTTTCAGAATCTCTAGTGATTTCATTTCATCCATGACTTGGTCTCCTCTCATTTCCATCTCAGACCGCTCTTCTTCCATATTTCTCCTTTCCTTCAACAACAGTTCTCGTTCTTTGGCAATGTCAGTCTTCATCTGTTtcacctcttctttttcttcactcaTGATTTCCTTTGCACGTTCAAGCTCTTCTTGCTTCTTGTTGAGATTCCTCATCAGACTCTCcactttttctctttcactctgtaattgcttcttcttcatttccagttcttttgtttgtcttcTGAGGTCATCTTCCTTGACTTTTTGTTCACTATGTGTTAAGAAAATCTTGCTTAAAATGTCTTCAAGTCTTTCTTTTCCGTTTGAACCTGAAGGATACAAACTTTAATAttggctttttctttatttgcctCATTTAACAGCCTTTTTACATGTTCCATCTTATTGAGCAGTTCAAGCTTCATGATTTCCATTgagtctctctcttcttttacattttgtctcttttcttcCAATATTTCAAATTGTTTCTTCATGTCAGACATCAACAGCTTCAAATCCATTTTCTCTTTATTCAGCacctcactttctctctccaGATCTTCTCTGTCTTGTCTCAGATCTTCTTTCCGTTTATCAAGATCTCGTTTGTCCAGTTCAAACTGCTGCTTCCATTCTTTTTCTGTGCATTCTCTCTTGGTGATCATGTCTGAAAGGATATTCTCACACCTTCCTTTCTCTCTAACATTTCAGTGAAAtagcaaatgttttctttctgtttgtcttgaGTTGTAAGTTTTTCTTCCAACACTGTTTGCAGCATGGACCTGTTGTCAACATTTTGTAGTAATCTGTCCGTTTTAGCTTTTATATGCTGCTTCAGTTGTTGAAGTTTCACTTTCAGAATCTCTAGTGATTTCATTTCATCCATGACTTGGTCTCCTCTCATTTCCATCTCAGACCGCTCTTCTTCCATATTTCTCCTTTCCTTCAACAACAGTTCTCGTTCTTTGGCAATGTCAGTCTTCATCTGTTCACCTCTTCTTTTCTTCACTCATGATTTCCTTTGCACGTTCAAGCTCTCTTGCTTCTTGTTGAGATTCCTCATCAGACTCTCCACTTTTTCTCTTCACTCTGTATTGCTTCTTCTCATTTCCAGTTCTTGTTTGTTCTGAGGTCATTCCTTACTTTTGTTCACTATGTTAAAAATCTTGCTTAAATGTcttcagtctttctttttcgTTGAACCTGAAGATACAACTTTATTGGCTTTTCTTATTTGCCATTACAGCCTTTTACATGTTCATCTTATTGAGCAGTTCAAGCTTATGATTTCCATTGAGTCTCTCTCTTCTTtacattttgtctcttttcttcCAATATTTCAAATGTTTCTTCATGTCAGACATCACAGCTCAAATCCATTTTCTCTTTATTCAGCacctcactttctctctccaGATCTTCTCTGTCTTGTCTCAGATCTTCTTTCGTTTATCAAGATCTCGTTTGTCCAGTTCAAACTGCTGCTTCCATTCTTTTTCTGTGCATTCTCTCTTGGTGACCATGTCTGAAAGGATACTTCTCACACCTTCCTTTTCTCTATCTAACATTTCAGTGAAACAGCAAATGTTTCTTTCTGTTGTCTGAGTTGTAAGTTTTTCTTCCAACACTGTTTGCAGCATGGACCTGTTGTCAACATTTTGTAGTAATCTGTCCGTTTAGCTTTTATATGCTGCTTCAGTTGTTGAAGTTTCACTTTCAGAATCTCTAGTGATTTCATTTCATCCATGACTTGGTCTCCTCTCATTTCCATCTCAGACCGCTCTTCTTCCATATTCTCCTTTCCTTCAACACAGTTCTCGTTCTTGCATGTCATCTTCATCTGTTtcacctttctttttcttcactcaTGATTTCCTTTGCACGTTCAAGCTCTTTGCTTCTTGTTGAGATTCCTCATCAGACTCTCCActtttctctttcactctgtaattgcttcttcttcatttccagttcttttgtttgtcttcTGAGGTCATCTTCCTTGACTTTTTGTTCACTATGTGTTAAGAAAATCTTGCTTAAAATGTCTTCAAGTCTTTCTTTTTCCGTTTGAACCTGAAGGATACAAACTTTAATAttggctttttctttatttgcctCATTTAACAGCCTTTTTACATGTTCCATCTTATTGAGCAGTTCAAGCTTCATGATTTCCATTgagtctctctcttcttttacattttgtctCTTTCTTCCAATATTTCAAATTGTTTCTTCATGTCAGACATCAACAGCTTCAAATCCATTTTCTCTTTATTCAGCacctcactttctctctccaGATCTTCTCTGTCTTGTCTCAGATCTTCTTTCAGTTTATCAAGATCTCGTTTGTCCAGTTCAAACTGCTGCTTCCATTCTTTTTCTGTGCATTCTCTCTTGGTGATCATGTCTGAAAGGATAGTTCTCACACCTTCCCTTTCCCTCTCCAACATTTCAGTGAAAtagcaaatgttttctttctgtttgtcttgaGTTGTAAGTTTTTCTTCCAACACTGTTTGCAGCATGGACCTGTTGTCAACATTTTGTAGTAATCTGTCCGTTTTAGCTTTTATATGCTGCTTCAGTTGTTGAAGTTTCACTTTCAGAATCTCTAGTGATTTCATTTCATCCATGACTTGGTCTCCTCTCATTTCCATCTCAGACCGCTCTTCTTCCATATTTCTCCTTTCCTTCAACAACAGTTCTCGTTCTTTGGCAATGTCAGTCTTCATCTGTTtcacctcttctttttcttcactcaTGATTTCCTTTGCACGTTCAAGCTCTTCTTGCTTCTTGTTGAGATTCCTCATCAGACTCTCcactttttctctttcactctgtaattgcttcttcttcatttccagttcttttgtttgtcttcTGAGGTCATCTTCCTTGACTTTTTGTTCACTATGTGTTAAGAAAATCTTGCTTAAAATGTCTTCAAGTCTTTCTTTTTCCGTTTGAACCTGAAGGATACAAACTTTAATAttggctttttctttatttgcctCATTTAACAGCCTTTTACATGTTCCATCTTATTGAGCAGTTCAAGCTTCATGATTTCCATTGAGTCTCTCTCTTCTTtacattttgtctcttttcttcCAATATTTCAAATTGTTTCTTCATGTCAGACATCAACAGCTCCAAATCCATTTTCTCTTTATTCAGCacctcactttctctctccaGATCTTCTCTGTCTTGTCTCAGATCTTCTTTCCGTTTATCAAGATCTCGTTTGTCCAGTTCAAACTGCTGCTTCCATTCTTTTTCTGTGCATTCTCTCTTGGTGACATGTCTGAAAGGATATTCTCACACCTTCCTTTCCCTCTCTAACATTTCAGTGAaaagcaaatgttttctttctgtttgtcttgaGTTGTAAGTTTTTCTTCCAACACTGTTTGCAGCATGGACCTGTTGTCAACATTTTGTAGTAATCTGTCCGTTTTAGCTTTTATATGCTGCTTCAGTTGTTGAAGTTTCACTTTCAGAATCTCTAGTGATTTCATTTCATCCATGACTTGGTCTCCTCTCATTTCCATCTCAGACCGCTCTTCTTCCATATTTCTCCTTTCCTTCAACAACAGTTCTCGTTCTTTGGCAATGTCAGTCTTCATCTGTTtcacctcttctttttcttcactcaTGATTTCCTTTGCACGTTCAAGCTCTTCTTGCTTCTTGTTGAGATTCCTCATCAGACTCTCcactttttctctttcactctgtaattgcttcttcttcatttccagttcttttgtttgtcttcTGAGGTCATCTTCCTTGACTTTTTGTTCACTATGTGTTAAGAAAATCTTGCTTAAAATGTCTTCAAGTCTTTCTTTTTCCGTTTGAACCTGAAGGATACAAACTTTAATAttggctttttctttatttgcctCATTTAACAGCCTTTTTACATGTTCCATCTTATTGAGCAGTTCAAGCTTCATGATTTCCATTgagtctctctcttcttttacattttgtctcttttcttcCAATATTTCAAATTGTTTCTTCATGTCAGACATCAACAGCTTCAAATCCATTTTCTCTTTATTCAGCacctcactttctctctccaGATCTTCTCTGTCTTGTCTCAGATCTTCTTTCAGTTTATCAAGATCTCGTTTGTCCAGTTCAAACTGCTGCTTCCATTCTTTTTCTGTGCATTCTCTCTTGGTGATCATGTCTGAAAGGATAGTTCTCACACCTTCCTTTACTCTCTAACATTTCAGTGAAAtagcaaatgttttctttctgtttgtcttgaGTTGTAAGTTTTTCTTCCAACACTGTTTGCAGCATGGACCTGTTGTCAACATTTTGTAGTAATCTGTCCGTTTTAGCTTTTATATGCTGCTTCAGTTGTTGAAGTTTCACTTTCAGAATCTCTAGTGATTTCATTTCATCCATGACTTGGTCTCCTCTCATTTCCATCTCAGACCGCTCTTCTTCCATATTTCTCCTTTCCTTCAACAACAGTTCTCGTTCTTTGGCAATGTCAGTCTTCATCTGTTtcacctcttctttttcttcactcaTGATTTCCTTTGCACGTTCAAGCTCTTCTTGCTTCTTGTTGAGATTCCTCATCAGACTCTCcactttttctctttcactctgtaattgcttcttcttcatttccagttcttttgtttgtcttcTGAGGTCATCTTCCTTGACTTTTTGTTCACTATGTGTTAAGAAAATCTTGCTTAAAATGTCTTCAAGTCTTTCTTTTTCCGTTTGAACCTGAAGGATACAAACTTTAATAttggctttttctttatttgcctCATTTAACAGCCTTTTTACATGTTCCATCTTATTGAGCAGTTCAAGCTTCATGATTTCCATTGAGTCTCTCTCTTCTTtacattttgtctcttttcttcCAATATTTCAAATTGTTTCTTCATGTCAGACATCAACAGCTTCAAATCCATTTTCTCTTTATTCAGCacctcactttctctctccaGATCTTCTCTGTCTTGTCTCAGATCTTCTTTCAGTTTATCAAGATCTCGTTTGTCCAGTTCAAACTGCTGCTTCCATTCTTTTTCTGTGCATTCTCTCTTGGTGATCATGTCTGAAAGGATAGTTCTCACACCTTCCCTTTCCCTCTCTAACATTTCAGTGAAAtagcaaatgttttctttctgtttgtcttgaGTT from Oreochromis niloticus isolate F11D_XX linkage group LG10, O_niloticus_UMD_NMBU, whole genome shotgun sequence includes the following:
- the LOC112848066 gene encoding uncharacterized protein PF11_0207-like, yielding MKKKQLQSEREKVESLMRNLNKKQEELERAKEIMSEEKEEVKQMKTDIAKERELLLKERRNMEEERSEMEMRGDQVMDEMKSLEILKVKLQQLKQHIKAKTDRLLQNVDNRSMLQTVLEEKLTTQDKQKENICYFTEMLEREREGVRTILSDMITKRECTEKEWKQQFELDKRDLDKLKEDLRQDREDLERESEVLNKEKMDLKLLMSDMKKQFEILEERDKM